The following coding sequences lie in one Caldisericia bacterium genomic window:
- the lgt gene encoding prolipoprotein diacylglyceryl transferase — protein MYPIFIRIGDFAIRWYGVMIALSVIIGIIYSYREFKKIGINDDTFYDYVIWLIIFGVLGARLFYILFNTPLYYFKNPLRIFYLWEGGLSYLGIVVIGYIFSYYYWKKRGNLFYKVADIASIPLALGWGIGRIGCTLNGCCYGKPTGLPFPFSITFTNPESFAAIGISRYPTQPLLSILGFITFFVLLKLKGKIKIDGAIFSLFLVFYGASTFIVEFLRGDHFPIFGLTPAQWGVFPILIFAYLFYKSSPTLKHEKEKHQTETFLETQLENKDDEVN, from the coding sequence ATGTATCCAATATTTATTAGAATTGGAGATTTTGCAATTAGATGGTATGGAGTTATGATTGCTCTTTCAGTTATAATTGGAATTATTTACTCATATAGAGAGTTTAAAAAAATTGGTATTAATGATGATACTTTTTACGATTATGTCATATGGTTGATAATTTTTGGTGTTCTTGGAGCAAGATTATTTTATATTCTCTTTAACACACCTTTATATTATTTTAAAAACCCACTTAGAATATTTTATTTATGGGAAGGTGGTCTATCTTATTTAGGTATAGTAGTTATAGGTTATATTTTTTCATATTATTATTGGAAAAAAAGAGGAAATTTATTTTATAAAGTTGCTGATATAGCATCAATACCTCTTGCTTTAGGTTGGGGTATTGGAAGAATTGGTTGCACTCTTAATGGATGCTGTTATGGAAAACCCACTGGTCTACCTTTTCCATTTTCTATAACATTTACAAATCCAGAATCATTTGCTGCAATAGGAATATCAAGATATCCAACTCAACCTCTACTCTCAATTCTCGGTTTTATAACTTTTTTTGTTCTTTTAAAATTAAAAGGGAAAATTAAAATTGATGGTGCAATATTTAGCTTATTTTTGGTTTTTTATGGAGCTTCAACTTTTATAGTAGAGTTTTTAAGAGGAGATCACTTTCCTATATTTGGATTAACTCCTGCTCAATGGGGCGTTTTTCCTATACTTATATTTGCATATCTATTCTATAAATCTTCTCCCACCCTAAAACATGAAAAAGAAAAACATCAAACTGAAACTTTTTTAGAAACTCAGCTTGAGAATAAAGATGATGAGGTGAATTAA
- the ispE gene encoding 4-(cytidine 5'-diphospho)-2-C-methyl-D-erythritol kinase: MKFLSEAKINLTLDILSKLPDGYHSIKSLVLKIPLYDEIYFEFGENKVIYENIVIENDIVEKAKKKFFEKTKLKDEIIIKIRKNIPIGSGLGGGSSNAARVLKSLNQIYKGPLDEDTLLDIGKELGSDVNLFLRDEKLLLIEGKGEKVFPVYAKDREFFFSVVYPKIRVSTKDVYRSIDKIIKKDIITDKVLDKILLGNDFIQYLKNDLEEYSFKIKPELKELKEILLKHFSINVVMSGSGSSFVCFFNSPHHLYSQAEFLKKFQFDVFLFHVLGWEKIYRIDMQI, encoded by the coding sequence ATGAAATTTTTATCAGAAGCTAAAATAAATTTAACTCTTGATATTCTATCGAAACTTCCTGATGGATATCACTCAATTAAAAGTCTTGTTTTGAAAATTCCTCTTTATGATGAAATATATTTTGAGTTTGGGGAAAATAAAGTTATCTATGAAAATATAGTTATAGAAAACGATATTGTTGAAAAAGCAAAGAAAAAATTTTTTGAAAAAACAAAATTGAAGGATGAAATAATAATAAAAATTAGGAAAAATATACCAATTGGTAGCGGTCTTGGTGGAGGAAGTTCTAATGCTGCTAGGGTTTTAAAATCTTTAAATCAAATTTATAAAGGTCCACTTGATGAAGATACTTTATTAGATATAGGGAAAGAATTAGGATCTGATGTTAATCTTTTTTTAAGAGATGAAAAATTATTACTAATTGAGGGGAAGGGTGAAAAGGTATTTCCTGTATATGCTAAAGATAGAGAATTTTTCTTTTCGGTTGTTTATCCAAAAATTAGAGTCTCAACAAAAGATGTTTATAGATCAATAGATAAAATTATAAAAAAAGATATTATAACTGATAAAGTTCTTGATAAAATTTTGTTAGGTAATGATTTTATTCAATATTTAAAAAATGATCTTGAAGAATATTCTTTTAAAATAAAACCCGAATTAAAAGAATTAAAAGAAATTTTATTGAAACACTTTTCAATAAATGTTGTTATGTCTGGAAGTGGCTCTTCATTTGTTTGTTTCTTTAATTCACCTCATCATCTTTATTCTCAAGCTGAGTTTCTAAAAAAGTTTCAGTTTGATGTTTTTCTTTTTCATGTTTTAGGGTGGGAGAAGATTTATAGAATAGATATGCAAATATAA